A genomic region of Mus musculus strain C57BL/6J chromosome 7, GRCm38.p6 C57BL/6J contains the following coding sequences:
- the Gm45988 gene encoding uncharacterized protein Gm45988, producing MVAAIAVLTKDAGKLTMGQPLVILAPHAVEALVKQPPDRWLSNARMTHYQAMLLDTDRVQFGPVVALNPATLLPLPGKETPHDCLEILAETHGTRPDLTDQPLPNADHTWYTDGSSFLQEGQRKAGAAVTTETEVIWAKALPVGTSAQRAELIALTQALKMAEAHLQALQAVQREVWKPLAAAYQDQQDQPVIPHPFRVGDTVWVRRHQTKNLEPRWKGPYTVLLTTPTALKVDGIAAWIHAAHVKAATTPPAGTASGPTWKVQRSQNPLKIRLTRGPP from the exons ATGGTAGCAGCCATTGCCGTTCTGACAAAGGATGCAGGCAAGCTAACTATGGGACAGCCGCTAGTCATTCTGGCCCCCCATGCGGTAGAAGCACTGGTCAAACAACCCCCTGACCGCTGGCTATCCAATGCTCGCATGACCCACTATCAGGCAATGCTCCTAGATACGGACCGAGTTCAGTTCGGACCGGTGGTAGCCTTAAACCCGGCCACGTTGCTCCCCTTGCCGGGAAAAGAGACCCCCCACGACTGCCTCGAGATCTTGGCTGAGACACACGGCACCAGACCGGACCTCACGGACCAGCCCCTCCCAAATGCCGACCACACCTGGTATACAGATGGAAGCAGCTTCCTGCAGGAGGGGCAACGTAAGGCTGGAGCAGCGGTGACCACCGAGACCGAGGTAATCTGGGCCAAGGCGTTGCCAGTCGGGACATCCGCCCAGCGAGCTGAACTAATAGCACTCACCCAGGCCctaaagatggcagaag ctcacttacaGGCCCTCCAAGCAGTACAACGAGAGGTCTGGAAGCCTCTGGCCGCTGCCTATCAGGACCAACAAGACCAGCCTGTGATACCACACCCCTTCCGTGTCGGCGACACCGTGTGGGTACGCCGGCACCAGACTAAGAACTTGGAACCTCGCTGGAAAGGACCCTACACcgtcctgctgaccacccccaccgctcTCAAAGTAGACGGCATCGCTGCGTGGATCCACGCCGCTCACGTAAAAGCGGCGACAACCCCTCCGGCCGGAACAGCATCA